A window from Leptospira meyeri encodes these proteins:
- a CDS encoding cation diffusion facilitator family transporter, with translation MGQGHNHSKQDHHSHNHSHHHTSSSTKNLAWAFLLNLSFSLLELIGGIFSNSIAIISDAFHDFGDALSLALVWYLQKISTKPKDNYFDYGYKRFSILGALIISFILSVGSIFMIIESIKRFITPEETKANVMFALAIIGVIVNGAAMVRLNHGKSLTEKAVFLHFLEDILGWIAVLIGSVVMMYFEVPWFDPLLSLAIALWILWNAYGNIKQVMIVMLQAVPESVDRHELVEHWEKIKGIQSVHDIKIWSLDGNHHVASLHVLIEKTVKLNEFQTIKEKIRQVALEFEIIHTTIELETDAEQCKLHSD, from the coding sequence ATGGGACAAGGTCATAATCATTCTAAACAAGACCACCACTCACACAATCATAGCCACCACCATACCTCATCTTCGACAAAAAATTTGGCATGGGCGTTTTTACTTAACTTAAGTTTTTCACTGTTAGAGTTAATCGGTGGTATATTTTCCAATAGCATTGCCATTATTTCGGACGCTTTTCATGACTTTGGTGATGCCTTATCTCTCGCCCTTGTCTGGTATTTACAAAAAATCTCAACAAAACCGAAAGACAATTATTTTGACTACGGTTATAAGCGATTTTCTATACTTGGAGCACTGATCATTTCATTCATTTTATCAGTTGGTTCCATCTTTATGATCATTGAATCTATCAAAAGATTCATAACTCCAGAAGAAACCAAAGCTAATGTTATGTTTGCACTCGCGATCATTGGAGTCATTGTCAACGGGGCAGCGATGGTACGACTCAACCATGGCAAATCATTAACTGAAAAGGCAGTTTTTCTTCATTTTTTAGAAGATATACTCGGATGGATTGCGGTCCTTATCGGTAGCGTCGTCATGATGTACTTCGAGGTTCCTTGGTTTGATCCATTACTTTCACTTGCGATTGCATTATGGATTTTATGGAACGCTTATGGGAATATCAAACAAGTGATGATCGTGATGTTACAGGCAGTTCCTGAATCGGTTGATCGGCATGAGCTAGTTGAACATTGGGAAAAAATAAAGGGAATTCAGTCAGTCCATGATATCAAAATTTGGAGTTTAGACGGGAACCACCATGTTGCTTCCTTACATGTACTGATAGAGAAAACAGTTAAACTGAATGAATTTCAAACGATTAAAGAAAAAATTAGACAAGTTGCATTGGAATTCGAAATCATTCATACTACCATCGAATTAGAAACTGACGCCGAACAATGCAAACTTCATTCAGACTGA
- a CDS encoding glutathione binding-like protein produces MYQPLFGVPDERRAEYESKQEGGHKALRVMETQLTNKKFLVGDSITTADISLFAYTHVAHEGGFNLSVYPKILDWIKRIQTLDKFKPMNSV; encoded by the coding sequence ATATATCAGCCATTATTTGGGGTTCCTGACGAGAGACGTGCTGAATACGAATCCAAACAAGAAGGTGGTCATAAAGCTTTACGAGTTATGGAAACCCAACTAACAAACAAAAAATTTTTGGTTGGCGATTCTATTACGACCGCAGACATATCATTATTTGCTTATACACATGTAGCCCATGAAGGTGGATTTAATTTATCGGTGTATCCAAAAATCTTAGATTGGATCAAACGAATCCAAACTTTAGATAAATTCAAACCAATGAACTCAGTCTGA
- a CDS encoding glutathione S-transferase family protein encodes MKIYGDRQSGNSYKLLLVTSFLEIPYEWQDIDIKKGETKTDSFLKMNPNGKIPILILDDGRILSESNAILNFLAEGSHLLPKDNFERAKVLQWQFFEQYSHEPYIAVARYISHYLGFLTRDVLNTNPNKKVVIKLYELWKPN; translated from the coding sequence ATGAAAATTTACGGTGATAGACAATCAGGAAATAGTTATAAACTTTTACTCGTAACTTCCTTTCTAGAGATTCCATATGAATGGCAAGATATCGATATAAAAAAAGGAGAAACCAAAACAGATTCATTTCTGAAAATGAATCCTAATGGGAAAATTCCCATTCTAATTTTGGATGATGGAAGGATTCTATCGGAGTCCAATGCCATTTTGAATTTTTTAGCGGAAGGAAGTCATCTGCTTCCCAAAGATAACTTTGAAAGAGCTAAGGTCTTACAATGGCAGTTTTTTGAACAATATAGTCATGAACCTTACATTGCAGTCGCGAGATATATCAGCCATTATTTGGGGTTCCTGACGAGAGACGTGCTGAATACGAATCCAAACAAGAAGGTGGTCATAAAGCTTTACGAGTTATGGAAACCCAACTAA
- a CDS encoding DAPG hydrolase family protein: protein MKKVQLGLLPKLEIQWNRKLVESAKSGREVLTDGRVKYWIRHDTIKGVHPKMLAWWFQHLEGEIEYEGKIYNRYHVWHPEDHVHVSYEKRKPDGSVGPGAVLRIVEYLGRKKDYLVNVVSPIEKLDEEGFIHNPKLYGFLPIARMEYSFKEGAEGTLYENCLIVGWKGLSFKLLRPIFEFLFFDKQHGFFWIKHNIEEVGQFESFLPDLYRKENENLR from the coding sequence ATGAAAAAGGTTCAATTGGGGTTACTGCCAAAATTAGAAATTCAGTGGAACAGGAAGTTAGTGGAATCCGCAAAATCAGGAAGAGAGGTGCTTACAGACGGAAGGGTCAAATATTGGATTCGGCATGATACGATCAAGGGTGTGCACCCAAAAATGTTGGCTTGGTGGTTCCAACATTTGGAAGGTGAAATTGAATATGAAGGAAAGATTTACAATAGGTATCATGTATGGCATCCAGAAGATCATGTCCATGTTAGTTATGAAAAAAGAAAACCAGATGGTAGTGTAGGACCCGGAGCAGTTTTAAGAATTGTAGAATATTTAGGAAGAAAAAAGGACTATTTAGTGAATGTGGTTAGTCCCATCGAAAAATTAGATGAGGAAGGATTCATTCATAATCCAAAGTTGTATGGTTTTTTACCGATTGCAAGAATGGAATATAGTTTCAAGGAAGGTGCAGAGGGAACTCTTTATGAAAATTGTTTGATTGTTGGATGGAAGGGACTTAGTTTTAAGTTGTTAAGACCAATCTTTGAGTTTTTGTTTTTTGATAAACAACATGGTTTCTTTTGGATAAAACATAACATTGAAGAGGTGGGTCAGTTCGAAAGTTTTTTACCAGATCTTTACAGGAAGGAAAATGAAAATTTACGGTGA
- a CDS encoding TetR/AcrR family transcriptional regulator: MKLTLKLLQNEFSAYQNPESEKEKDIVEAAEDVFAELGFAGATTAELAKRAGVTERTLFKYFPSKIDLYRRVLSGLLLSTIVPGHMSDLKERLQTLKPNFREWYISILKARYTAVAKEPKKLKLLLGALLFSKEFSEIFGNLWKINLYDTSVEAIRYFQGMGEIRKDLDPNQIVRASFSLAASFLITKFVLAPKYPIDPNQEMEALFFIFYQGIKSET, from the coding sequence ATGAAACTGACCCTCAAGTTACTACAAAACGAATTTAGTGCTTATCAAAATCCGGAATCGGAAAAGGAAAAGGACATCGTTGAAGCAGCTGAAGATGTTTTTGCTGAGTTAGGATTTGCCGGTGCTACAACTGCAGAACTTGCAAAAAGGGCAGGTGTAACAGAACGTACGCTCTTTAAATATTTTCCCTCGAAGATTGATTTATACAGACGAGTTCTTTCAGGTTTACTTCTCTCGACAATTGTGCCCGGTCATATGTCTGACCTCAAAGAAAGACTACAAACTTTGAAACCGAATTTCAGAGAATGGTATATCTCCATTTTAAAGGCAAGATACACCGCCGTAGCAAAAGAACCAAAAAAATTGAAACTTCTTCTAGGTGCCCTCCTCTTCTCAAAAGAATTCTCTGAAATTTTTGGAAATCTTTGGAAAATAAATTTGTATGATACTTCTGTAGAAGCCATCCGGTATTTTCAAGGAATGGGTGAAATCAGAAAGGATTTGGATCCCAATCAAATTGTAAGGGCATCTTTTAGTTTGGCTGCTAGTTTTTTAATCACGAAATTTGTATTAGCACCAAAGTATCCAATAGACCCAAATCAAGAAATGGAGGCCCTTTTTTTTATTTTCTATCAAGGAATCAAAAGCGAAACGTAA
- a CDS encoding MltA domain-containing protein, with protein MNKITSVSLLIGSLSTVTLFAEPNQNRNYPKSQKRTDLSLVSHNSQTSSSFKNLDHRKDPNLEFAFKESIQYFERKPKDNKVRFGEEEFTNGEILQLFANLQSIIHNTPVDQIKSEIEKQFRMIELRPSADSPMITGYYEVRIRGKNKQEGDFQYPALTPPISNPRFLENPKLFHREKWNQKSNWEKYSKPIVFLRLTDLHLAQLEGSAIVEMENGERFRINYAEDNGQNYISPSVHLYGICPSLKPFHLSNCIQSNPKEVTEAILKNPRYIFFHKEPILGAEMNEHQLGPKGSGGIRLIANRSVAMDIRIPLGLPVLLSFQTNKETVNNRLVFVHDRGNAITGVGRLDYFLGSGDGVEEEANNLLTKGKVVLLLPRKEKTIR; from the coding sequence ATGAACAAAATTACCTCGGTTTCCCTTTTGATCGGTTCACTTTCGACTGTAACTTTATTTGCCGAGCCAAACCAGAATCGGAATTACCCCAAGAGTCAGAAACGAACAGATCTATCCTTAGTTTCTCATAATTCTCAAACTTCTAGTTCCTTCAAAAATTTGGACCACAGAAAAGATCCAAATCTAGAGTTTGCTTTCAAGGAATCCATCCAATATTTTGAGAGGAAACCTAAAGATAACAAAGTTCGTTTTGGGGAAGAAGAATTCACAAATGGAGAAATCCTTCAATTGTTTGCAAATCTTCAGTCGATCATCCACAATACCCCTGTTGATCAGATAAAAAGTGAAATCGAAAAACAATTTCGAATGATTGAGCTAAGACCGTCCGCCGATTCTCCAATGATTACCGGATATTATGAAGTACGAATTCGTGGAAAAAACAAACAAGAAGGAGATTTCCAATATCCTGCATTAACTCCTCCAATCTCAAATCCAAGGTTTCTTGAAAATCCCAAACTCTTTCATCGAGAAAAATGGAATCAAAAATCCAATTGGGAAAAATATTCTAAACCAATTGTTTTTTTACGATTAACAGACTTACATTTAGCGCAGTTGGAAGGTTCGGCAATTGTTGAAATGGAAAACGGAGAGAGATTTCGGATTAATTATGCTGAAGACAATGGACAAAATTATATTAGTCCTTCTGTTCATTTGTATGGAATTTGTCCAAGCCTTAAACCGTTTCACTTATCAAATTGTATTCAATCCAATCCTAAGGAAGTTACAGAAGCAATTTTAAAAAATCCAAGATATATATTCTTTCATAAAGAACCAATCTTAGGTGCAGAAATGAATGAACATCAATTAGGGCCGAAGGGAAGTGGAGGTATTCGATTGATTGCTAACCGATCGGTAGCGATGGATATACGAATTCCATTGGGACTTCCTGTCCTTCTTTCATTTCAAACAAATAAAGAAACGGTGAATAACCGTTTGGTGTTTGTACATGATAGAGGAAATGCCATTACCGGTGTTGGTAGGTTGGATTATTTCTTAGGGAGTGGTGACGGAGTGGAAGAGGAAGCAAACAATTTATTAACAAAAGGAAAAGTCGTTTTATTGCTTCCAAGGAAAGAAAAAACAATTAGATAA
- the rpmH gene encoding 50S ribosomal protein L34, translating into MKRTFQPSKIKRVRTHGFRARMATPGGRNVIASRRRKGRYKLTVSDEKIGRKF; encoded by the coding sequence ATGAAACGTACATTCCAACCGAGTAAGATTAAACGCGTGAGAACTCACGGATTCCGAGCCAGAATGGCTACCCCAGGCGGAAGAAATGTGATAGCCTCCAGAAGAAGAAAAGGGCGCTATAAATTGACTGTTTCCGACGAAAAAATCGGGAGAAAGTTCTAA
- the yidD gene encoding membrane protein insertion efficiency factor YidD, whose amino-acid sequence MNRLFLVLIYLYKKLLSPLLPPACRFTPSCSEYAKQAFETYPWYKALVLSVVRISKCHPYHEGGHDPLPKSFNKS is encoded by the coding sequence ATGAATCGGCTGTTTTTGGTTCTTATTTACCTCTACAAAAAACTGCTGTCCCCTCTATTGCCTCCGGCTTGCCGGTTTACCCCCAGTTGTTCTGAATACGCCAAACAAGCGTTTGAAACCTATCCATGGTATAAAGCACTTGTTTTAAGTGTTGTTCGAATTTCCAAATGCCATCCTTATCACGAGGGTGGGCATGACCCTTTACCGAAATCCTTTAACAAGAGTTAA